The Devosia sp. 1566 sequence CCCGGCGCAGCACGCGCCTTTGCGATGGGTGGCCTCGCCATGATCATAAAGCTGGAGCGTCACCCCAACCACATCATAGCCCTGCCGAGCCAACAGGCCCGCCACAACCGAGGAATCCACGCCCCCCGACATCGCGACAACAACGCGCGTATCTTGCGGACGCTTGGCGATATCAAGCGAATTCAGCATCTTTCTTGCATCCGGTTGGGTTCAAGGGCCAGCGGACAACTGTCCCGCGCCTCTTAGCCCTTTCAGCAATGCGCTGCAACGCCGCCCGGCAGTTTTTGCCGCCCACCCAGCGCAATGCACCCTCCCGTCTCGAGCCATGCCTGCGCCTTCTGCGACACAGCTCAGCGCAAACAAGCACTTAGCCCAGCCCGGTCACTGGCAAGCTCCTTGCATGGCTGAGGGAGAGTAGTTGCAGGATTTTTCGGCAAAGTGGCATCCCATCTTACCCTTTCGGTCGCAACCGGTGCAGGCAACATCACGCGAAGCTTTGGCTCGCCCGCCGATGCCGACGCTGCACCCGCTTCGCCCTTTGACGCCTTTGCCAGCCTGCTCACCGGCGCGAATGCCGGCACCACGCCAGGCACCACATCGGCCTCGAGCTTCAACCTGAGCCTGGGCAAGGCGCTCGAAATCGGGCTCGAAACTGCGGGCGAAGCCGACATCGAAGCCGAAGATCTTGGGCTGGCTGTGGGAGCTGAAGCCGCTCTCGCTCCGGAACCGCCCGCCCTGCCGCAGCTGCTCGACAGCCTCGCCAATATCGCCCAAAGCCTTGCCGCCGGCCAGTCTCCCTCAGGCGACGACCTCGGTGCGGCCAGCACCGCTCTCAGCCGGCTCGCCGACCAGCTCGGCATCTCCCTCTCTACCCCCGCCCAGCCAGCGACCAGTGGCGAACCGGCCAGTGATTTTGCGCAACAGCTAGCCAATGCCCTCGCCCCGCTGGCCGACCAGCTTCTTGGCACCGATGCCGCCGAGGGCGGCCCCGAGCTGGGTCAAAAGCTCGCCGCACTGCTCGCCGGCCTCAAGCAAGCCGGTCCCGGCCTTGATCAGCAGGCCCTTGCCGCCGGCGCCGCCGCGCTCGAAGACGCCCTCGCCAAGCTGACCCGCGCCACCCCGGCCGCCCCTCCCGCCGATCCGGCTGCCCCGAGCACCAGCACTGCCGCGCCCCTCACCCCCACCGGCCCCACGGCACCGACGCTCGCGCAGCCCAGCATCGAGCCTGACCCGGCTCTCGGCACCGACACCCAGCCAACTGCCGAAACCGACGCCAAGCCCGTTCCCGCAACCGCCGAGCCCCCGCTCGATGCGGCTGCGGCCAAAAGCCTGCCCAGCGCGCTCAACCGGGCCGAAGTCGCCGCCGCCGCCCTCCGTCCCGTGCAGCCTGGCTACCAGACCACCCAGCAACAGCTCAACCTGCCCCAGCTCGCCTTTGAGCTGGTGCACCAGGCCAATGCCGGAAATTCGCGTTTCCAGATCCGCCTTGATCCGCCCGAGCTCGGCCGCATCGAGGTCAAGCTCGAATTCGATGCAGCGGGGCAGGTCAATGCCCGCCTCATCGTCGACAAGAGCGAAACCCTTGACCTGATGCAGCGCGATCAGCGCGGGCTGGAACGCGCCCTGCAGCAGGCCGGGCTCGATGCCAGCAAGACCAACCTCGAATTCTCCCTCCGGCAAAACCCATCCCCAGGCGACGGGCGCCAGGGCAATGGGCAGGAGCAGGAACGCCGAGGCTCGTTCGGTGGCGGCCCGAGCGGCGGCGATGCCGACCCGCTACCCCTTCCCAGCGTCAATCTTTACCGCGGCAGCCTTGCGGCTGGCGGCGTCAACATCATCGCCTGAGGAACAATCATGGCTGTTAATGGCATATCCGCAACCTCTGCCGCCGGTGCGATCAGCAACTCGCGCAACACCATTGCCGATAATTTCGACACCTTCCTCAACATCCTGACCACCCAGCTCAAGAACCAGAACCCGCTCGAGCCGCTGGATACCAACCAGTTCACCCAGCAACTGGTGCAGTTCACTGGCGTGGAACAGCAGCTCAAGACCAACGACTTCCTTGAAGCCATGATGATGGCCAGCCAAAGCGCCGGCAAAACCGACGCGGTCAACTATATCGGCAAGGAAGTCACCGTCGCCGGCACCTCCTCCGAGCTCAAGGGCGGCAAGGCTCTGTGGGGCTATGTCGCCTCGGGGGCCGTGCAGAACGCCAAGGTGAACATCAAGAACGCCGCCGGCAGCATCGTTTACTCCGAGAACGGCTCGCTTCCCGCGGGCAACGGCCAGTTCGCTTGGGACGGCAAGGGCTCCAACGGGCTAGCTCAACCTGCTGGGTTGTATTCCATCGAGATCACCGGTACCGATCTGAGCGGAAATACTGTCGGCATCACCACGGCGGCGGTCGGGATCGTGAACGCAGTGGACTTTTCGGGCACGGAGCCGCTGCTGACCATCGGCACCTCCAAATACCCCCTTTCTCAGGTCCGGGATGTGCGCACCCCCACGCCGGGCACCTGACCCGTCGCGACACGCTTTGCGTCCCGAATACCTTGATTTTCCTTCTAATTCTTAACCTGTTGTTCGTTTCCCCTTAGCTGAATTTTAAGTCAGCATCGCTACTCTGCCTTCCTATGGTCAGGTTGAGTAGAGAGTAAAATGACCGTACAGATGCGTCCTCGCGTTAAGTACGTTATCGGACCGGACGGAAGTCCGCTCACGATCGCAGATCTTCCCCCCGCCAATACGCGGAGGTGGGTCATTCGGCGAAAAGCCGAAGTTGTTGCTGCGGTGCGCGGTGGTCTGCTCAGCCTCGAAGAGGCCTGCGACCGCTACACACTCAGCGTCGACGAGTTCCTGAACTGGCAGGCTGCCATCGACAAGCATGGACTTGCCGGCCTGCGGACCACCTGGATCCAGCATTACCGCGAGGGCTGATCCGGTCCAAACCGATAACGAGCACCAAAGCCCGCCGGGTCCGCCCTGCGGGTTTTTTGTTTTCTTGGCACAAGGCCCGCAACCCGTCCCCCTAGGGCGTCTCCGCCCCCATCCATCTTGCCCCCGCCTCCCGGCCCAGCAACCGTTCATAATACTCTCGCACTGCTGCAAACACGGGCTTGTCCGCCTGCACGCTCATCCAGCGATGCACCGAAAGGCCCAGGCTCGCAGTGACGCAGTAATCTGCTCGGGATCATCATAGCCGGGCGTCTTGCGGATCAGCGCATTCACGGCATAGCCCCAGGGCGGATTAAGCTCGCTCGCCTGCCAGCCCAGCCATTGCAGCACCCGCGCCCGCTCCTGCAGCCTACTCGGTAGCAAGCGCCCGTCACCTGCCTTTTCCGCCAGATAGATCAGGATCGCGTTGCTTTCCCACAGCACGAATCCATCATCGATCAACACCGGGATCTGTCCATTAGGATTGAGCGCCAGGAACTCGGGCACCTTGGGATCGCGCAAGGGCAGGCCCCAATCCTCCCGCTCATAGGGGAGTCCCAACTCATCGGCCGCCCACAGGACCTTGCGCACATTGATGGACGTGACCCGCCCCAGCACTTTCAACACACTTGCTCTCCCGTCCGGCAATTTTTGCCCGCGCAACGGCTGGGCACCCACAAGTTAAGACAATGTTTACCAAACACTAGGTAATTTTTGCCGGGCGGCAGCTTTCATCGCCGGTGACGTGAACCTCGAGTACCGACTTGAATAACCTGACCCAGCTCATCAACCGCATTGGCCTGCCGCGCCTTGCTGCCATGGCCACCGTAGCGGTGCTGATGTTGGGCTTCTTCGCCTTCCTGATGATGCGCGCTTCAGCCCCCAACCTGGCGCCGCTTTACACCGGGCTGACGCTGGAAGATTCGTCCGCGATCACTACCGAACTGCAAACCCTCAATATCCCATTCGAGCTGCGTGGCGAAGGCGATACCATCCTCGTGCCGCGCGAGCAGATCACCAAGCTGCGCATGGATCTCGCCGGGGCCGGGCTGCCCACTCGCGGCCAGGTTGGCTACGAGATTTTCGACGAGCAGAACACGCTTGGCGCTACGAGCTTTGTGCAGAACATCAACAATGTTCGCGCGCTTGAAGGTGAACTCGCCCGCACCATCTCTTCGCTGGCCCGCATCAAGTCCGCCCGGGTTCACCTGGTTCTGCCCGAGCGCGAATTGTTCCGGCGCGAGCGCAAGGATCCTTCCGCCTCGATCGTCCTGTCCGTGCGCGGCGAACTGGCTGCCGGCGAAATCCGCGCCATCCAGCACCTCGTCGCCTCCGCCATCGAGGGTCTCTCGCCGACCCGCGTCTCCATTGTCGATGATGCCGGCACCCTCCTCGCCTCCGGCACCGGTGACAGCGCTCAGGGCGCCCTCGCCGGCGAAGCGGCCGAAAAAACCCTTGGCTACGAAAACCGCCTCCGTACGCGCCTCGAAGACATGCTCGCCAACATCGTTGGCGTTGGCCGTGCCCGCGTCGAAGTTGCGGCCGAGATGGACTTCAACCGCTCCACCACCACTTCGGAGACCTTTGACCCCGAAGGCCAGGTCGTCCGCTCCACCCAGCTGCGCGAGCAGGAGAACCAGTCCGGCGCCAATCAGAACCAGGTGACCATCGCCAACGAGTTGCCCGGCGCTTCCCAAACTGCCGCCGATGGCACGCTCGAGCAGGGCACCACGTCCGAAGAAGTCACCAACTACGAAATCTCCAAGACCACCCAGACTGCCGTCACCGAAGCGGGCAGCATCAAGCGCCTTTCCGTCGCTGTGGTGGTGGATGGCGTTTATGCCGATGATGGCGCGGGCAATCTGACCTACAGCCCCCGTTCGGCTGAAGAGATTGCCCAGGTGCTCACCCTAGTACGCTCCGCCGTGGGTTATTCGGAAAGCCGCGGCGACAGCGTCGACGTGGTCAACATGCAGTTTTCCGAACGGCCCGAGCTCAACCTGCCGGGCACCGACAGCGCCGCGGGTCTCCTCGACTTCACGCGCGACGACCTGATGAATGCAGCCGAAATGGCCGTGACCCTGCTGATCGCCCTGGCCCTCGTGTTCTTCGTGCTGCGCCCCCTGCTCAAGCGCGCCTTGGTCCCTGAACCCCAGCCTCTCGCCCTCCCCTCCGGTGCCGAACTGGGCGCACCCGTCGCGCTGGGCCCCGAAGGTCAGCTCGTGCCCATCGAAGCGCCCGAATCGGTTACCGGCGCGCCCGATTGGATGGCCAATGCCCGCACCTTGGGCGAAAGCCAGCTCCAGACGCTAAAGACCGTGGGTAGTCTGGTTCAAGAAAATCCCAAGCAGGCCGCACTGATCGTGCGCGACTGGCTGAGCAGCGCGGCATAACCCATGGCTCTGGTCTCCCAATCCCTCGACACCACCGACGCCATAGGTTCCATGGGCAAGCAGCTGGTGGTTGGCAACGATGCGCCACACCGCTCGCTGAGGGGCGACGAAAAGGCTGCAGCGCTTCTCCTCGCGCTCGGCCCCGATCACGGCAAGCCCATCTTCGATGAGCTCGACGAGGTCGAGATCCGCCAGCTCAGCCGCGCCATGGTGCGCCTCGGCCCGATCACCCAGGCCATGTTGGACGAGTTGATGGTGGAGTTTGTCACCAGCGTGTCGGCCAATGGCTCGCTATCGGGCAACACCGAAACCACCGAGCGCCTGCTGCTGTCCTTCCTCCCCTCCGATCGTGTCAGCTCCATCATGGAGGAAATCCGCGGTCCCGCCGGCCGCAATATGTGGGAAAAGCTCTCCAACGTTCAGGAAGACGTGCTCGCCGCCTATCTCAAGAACGAATATCCCCAGACCATCGCCGTGGTGCTGTCCAAGATCGCGCCTGAGCACGCCAGCAAGGTGCTCGCCGTTCTGCCCGAAGCACTCGCTATGGACGTGATCCAGCGCATGCTCGGGCTTGATCCCGTGCAAAAGGACATTCTCGAAAAGATCGAGAACACGCTGCGCACCGAATTCATGTCGACCCTGTCGCATACCAAGCGCCGCGACAGCCACGAGCAGATGGCCGAGATCTTCAATTCCTTCGACCGCCAGACCGAAGCCCGCTTCATCACCGGCCTCGAGGAAAACAGCCGCGAAGACGCCGAGCGCATCAAGTCACTGATGTTCACCTTCGAGGACCTGGCCAAGCTCGATGCTTCGGCGGCTCAAACTCTGCTGGCGCGCATGGACAAGGCCGAGCTGGCGCTCGCCCTCAAGGGCGCCAACGAAACGATGAAGGAATTTTTCTTCAAGAACATGTCCGCCCGCAGCGGCAAGCTCCTCAAGGATGACATGGAAGCGCTTGGCCCCGTGCGCCTCAAGGATGTCGATGAAGCCCAGGGCCGCATGGTCGCCACAGCCAAGGATTTGGCCGCTCAGGGTGAGATCATCATCCTCAAGGGCAAGTCCGACGAGCAGATGATCGCTTAGCACCATGGCCAGTCACGCTCGCTTCACCTTCGATCTCGACCTCGGCAAGCGCCCCAGTGCTGCCGCGGTCTCACCGCGCGCCGGAATGGCCGAAGACCTCGTGGCCCGCCTGGTCGCCGAAGCGCGCGAAGAGGGCTATGCCGAAGGCTTTGCCGCCGGCGCCCAGAACGCCGCCGCCATGGCCGCGCAAACCATCGCCGCTGCTGCCGCGACCCTTGCTACCCGCAGCGCCGAAATGGCCGCGGCCCTTGACGATGCGACCGCCAATAGCCGCCGCGAAGCGGTGGAACTGGCCGCCAGCATCGGCCGCAAGCTCGCCTTGCAACTCTTGGCCCGCGAACCCACCGCGGAGCTCGAGGGCCTCATCGCCGAATGCATGGCCAACCTCGAAGGCGTGCCGCACCTTGTGATCCGTTGCCACCCCGATATTGCTGATGGCGTGCGCGACATTGCCACCGCTCATATGACCACCTCCGGCTTTAGCGGCCGCCTGATCGTCATGGGCGATCCCGAACAGCGCTTGGGCGACGGCCGGCTCGAATGGGTCGATGGCGGCCTCGTGCGCGATCTTGATTCCATTTCCACCGACATCGACCGGCGCATCGCTGCCTATCTCGAGGGCGGCCACCCGCAGATCAGCCATGAGGAACCCCATTCATGAGCGCCCCCAACGACGGCGACAACATGAACTTTGAGGAAATGGCCGCCGCCAGCGGCATGGCTCGTGGTCCCGAAGCTCATCTCGAGCGCACCGCGGCCGACCTCGAAGCCGTCTTTGATGTTCCCGTGCGCATCTCGGTCGTCCTGGGCCGCACCAAGATGCCGGTGTCCCAATTGCTGCGCATGGATGTCGGCACCGTCATCGAACTCGACCGTCAGGTCGGCGAAGCCGTCGAGATCCTCGTCAATGACCGCCTCGTCGCTCGCGGCGAAATCGTGCTGGTCGAAAACCGGCTCGGCGTCACCATGACCGAAGTCATCAAGCCACAATAAGGGAGCACCGCCATGCGTCTACTCATCGTCGGAGCTCTCGAAGGCCAGCTCAGCACCGCCACCAAGATGGCCATGGATGGCGGCGCCAAGGTCGCACATGCCCCCTCGGTCGATATTGCCCTCGCGACGCTGCGCGCCGGCCGCGGAGCCGATCTGCTGCTGGTCGATGTGATGATGGACATCGCTCGGCTCATCGGCGGGCTGGAAGCCGAGCGCATCGCCGTGCCCGTTGTTGCCTGTGGCGTGGAAACCAATGCCGCGGCCGCGGTCAACGCCATCCGTGCCGGCGCCAAGGAATACATCCCCCTGCCCCCCGATGCCGAGCTGATTGCCGCCGTGATCGCCGCCGTCGCTCGGGATTCCTCCGAATTCCTGTTCCGCGACCCCGCCATGGCCCGCATCGTGAAAATGGCCGACCAGATCGCGGGCTCCGACGCTTCCATCCTCATCACCGGCGAGTCCGGCACCGGCAAGGAAGTGATCGCCAAATATGTTCATTCCCGCTCCAAGCGCGCTGGAAAACCCTTCATCTCGGTCAACTGCGCCGCCATCCCTGAGGCGCTCCTCGAAAGCGAGCTCTTTGGTCACGAGAAAGGCGCCTTTACCGGCGCCGTCGCCCGCCGCATCGGCAAGTTCGAGGAAGCCTCGGGCGGCACGCTCCTGCTCGATGAAATCTCCGAAATGGATGTGCGGCTGCAGGCCAAGCTGCTGCGCGCCATTCAGGAGCGCCTGATCGATCGCGTCGGCGGCGGCAAGCCGGTGGCCGTGGATATCCGCATCCTCGCCACCTCCAACCGCAACCTCGCCGACGCCGTGCGGGAAGGCTCCTTCCGCGAAGACCTACTGTTCCGCCTCAACGTGGTCAATCTCAAGCTCCCCGCCCTGCGGGACCGGCCGGGCGACATCATCGCCTTGTCCGAGCATTTTGTGGCCAAATACAGCAAGGCCAATGGCCTGCCGCCGCGCAGCCTCGCCGAGGATGCGCGCGACGCCCTGGTCCGCGCTCCTTGGCCGGGCAATGTCCGCGAACTCGAAAATACGCTGCACCGCGCTGTGCTGTTGTCCTCGGGCGAAAGCATCACCGCCGACGCCATCGTCCTGCCCGACGGCATGGGCCTGCATGAAGTGGCATCCGCGGGCTCCCTTTCGTCCCAGTTGGCGCAAACCGCCGAAGCCATGTCCCGTGCCCTTGTGGGCCGCACCGTGGCCGATGTGGAACGCGACCTGATCCTCGACACCCTCGATCACACGCTGGGCAACCGGACCCACGCCGCCAATATCCTTGGCATCTCCATCCGCACTCTGCGCAACAAGCTCAACCAATATTCCGATGAAGGCACTTTGGTGCCCGATCCCGGTGAACGCAGGGCCGTGGCATGATGGGCCCCGTGAGCCCCCTTGCGGGCAAGCCCGAACTCGCCTCGCGCGAGCCGTCGGCCTTGGCCCTGGCCATCATTGCCGCCCTGACCCTTGCTGTCAGCACCGATCAGCTCGGCACGGCGTCGGCGGCAGCCCAGGCCTGGGAAACTGCCCAAGCTTTTCCCGCTGAGCACGACACCATCCCGGACCAGGCCACCGCATGAGTGAGCTGCCCACCCTGCGCACCCGCCCGGCCTTCAAGCTGCCGACTGGCGCGGCCGTGCTCGATACTCTGCGCTCAGGCGATATTGCCCTTGCGACAGGGGTCATGGGCCTCATCGTCATTCTCATCGTGCCTATGCCGCCGCTCCTGCTCGATGGGCTGCTGGCAGTCTCGATCGTCTTTTCCGTGATGATCCTGATGACGGCACTCTTTATCCAGAAGCCGCTGGAATTCTCGTCTTTCCCGACGGTTCTGCTGATCGCCACCATGCTGCGGCTCGGCCTCAACCTTGCCACCACCCGCCTCATCCTGTCGGAAGGTCACACCGGCACCCACGCCGCCGGCCATGTCATCGAAGCCTTCGGCAACTTCGTGATGCGCGGCAATTTTATCATCGGCGTCGTGGTCTTTGCCATTCTGGTGCTGGTCAACTTCATTGTCATTACCAAGGGCTCGGGCCGCATCGCCGAAGTGGCGGCCCGCTTCAGCCTCGACGCCATGCCGGGCAAGCAAATGGCCATTGATGCCGATCTGTCGGCTGGCCTGATCGATGAAGCTACCGCCAAGGTGCGCCGCGCCGAACTCGAAGGCGAAAGCGCCTTTTTCGGCAACATGGACGGCGCCAGCAAATTCGTGCGCGGCGACGCCATTGCCGGCCTCATCATCACCTTCATCAACGTCGTTGCCGGCATGGTAATTGGCATGATGCAGGAAGGCCTTACCGTCCAGGAAGCGGGCAATGTTTATACCCTGCTGACCATCGGCGACGGTCTTGTCTCGCAGATCCCCGCCCTCATCGTGTCCACCGCCGCCGGCATTCTCGTGTCCAAATCTGGCGTCACGGGTTCCGCCGACAAAGCCCTTTCCGCCCAGTTCACCGGCTATCCGCGCGCCCTGGGCATGTCCGCCGCCGTGATGGGGCTCCTGGCCTTTCTGCCTGGCATGCCGGTCATTCCGTTCCTCGCCATCGCCGCGGGCGTCGGCTACCTGGCTTGGCGCTCCGCTGCGACCAAGAGCGAAAAGCAGGCCGATGCCACGCGCCTCGCCGCGCTGGCAAACCCGCCCCAGATCGGTAGCCCCGGCGGCCCCGCTCCTGAAGTGCCGATCACCGATAGCCTCAAGATCGACGAACTCAAGCTTGAGCTCGGCTATGGCCTGCTGTCGCTGGTCAAGGAAGACGAAAACGGCTCCGACCGTCTCACCGAACAGATCAAGGCGCTGCGTCGTCAGCTCGCGACCGAGCTGGGCTTTGTCATGCCGCCCGTGCGCATCCTCGACAACATGCAGCTCGAGCCCAATGACTACAAAGTGCGCATCAAGGAAGTGGAAGCTGGCCACGGCCAGATCTGGGCCAGCCAACTGATGGTGATGGACCCGATGGGCCGCTCTATCGACCTGCCCGGTCACCACACCACCGAGCCCACTTTCGGTCTGCCCGCCACCTGGATCGAGCCAGCTCTGCGCGACGAGGCCGAACTGCGCGGCCTGTCGATTATCGATCCCTCGACGGTGATCTCCACCCACCTGACCGAAGTGCTCAAGGCCAATGTCGCGGACCTGCTGAGCTACGCCAATGTGCAGTCACTCCTGTCCGGCCTGCCCAAGGAGCAGCAAAAGCTCGTCGAGGACATCGTCCCCGGCCTCATCACCGTGTCGGGCATCCAGCGCGTGCTACAGACTCTCCTCAACGAGCGCATCTCCATCCGCGACCTCTCGACCATCCTCGAAGGTGTCGCCGAAATCGCCGGCCCGGGTCGTTCCATGCAGATGATCGTCGAGCATGTCCGCTCGCGCCTCGCCCGTCAGCTCTGTGCCGCCAATCTCGGCCCCGATGGCAACCTGCCGCTCCTGACCCTGTCGCCCACCTGGGAGCGCGACTTTGCCGAAGCCATGATCGGCGAAGGCGACAACCGCCACCTCGCCATGGCCCCCTCGCGGCTGCAGCAGTTCATTGGCGCAATTCAAACCGCCTTCGAACGCGCCGCCCAGCAAGGGGAACTGCCAGTGCTGATCACCTCTCCCGGCATCCGCCCCCATGTGCGCTCCATCATCGAGCGTTTCCGCCCGCAGACCGTGGTGATGAGCCAGAACGAGGTGCATCCCCGCATCCGCCTTAAAACCATTGGCAGCGTTTGACCGGCCCCCTCCTCCAGCCTGCGGCAAGTGGTGGAACTGGCCACCCCGTTGATCATTGAGACCTGGCATATCTCCGGGGCATTCCATGAAGCTGTTCAACTGCGACCATTGCGGCAACACCATCTATTTCGAAAATGCCGTTTGCGAAGTTTGTGGCCATCAACTTGGCTATATCCCCGGCAAGAATGCCCTGGTCTCCCTGGTGCAGAACGACGGCGGCAACTGGACCTCGCCCGCCTTTCCCGATCAGCCCTATGTCTTCTGCACCAATGCCCAGCACGGCGCCTGCAACTGGCTGATCGAGGCCGCGCCCGGCGGGGATGTGTTCTGCGCCGCCTGCCGCCACAACGAAACCATCCCGCCGATTGAACAGCCGGAAAATCTGAGCCGCTGGCAAACCATCGAGCGGGCCAAAAAGCGCCTCTTCTATTCCCTGATCGAACTCGGCCTGCCGCTGCAAACGCGCGGGGAAGATCCCCAGCACGGCCTCGCCTTCCGCTTCCTGGCCGACGAGCCCGCCGGCAGCGCGCCCGTGATGACCGGCCACGAAAACGGCATCATCACCATCGCCCTCCTCGAAGCCGACGACGCTGAGCGCGAAAAGCGCCGTACCCAGATGGGCGAGCCCTATCGCACCCTGCTGGGCCATTTCCGTCACGAAATCGGCCACCACTATTGGGACCTGTTAGTCGACAACACCCCTGCCATCGAGCCCTTCCGCGCCCTCTTTGGTGACGACCGGGCCGATTATGGCGCGGCGCTGCAAACCTATTACGCCAATGGTGCCCCGCTCGGCTGGCCCCAGACCCATATTTCAGCCTATGCCACCTCCCATCCTTGGGAGGATTTTGCCGAAACCTGGGCTCATTATCTCCACATCACCGATACCGTGGAAATGGCCGCCGCCTTTGGTGTGCACGCCCGCCCCAAGGGTCAGGGCGAAAGCCTTGCCGTGGACGCCGATTTCAACCCGTATCGCCAGCAGGATTTCGCCACCATTGCCGATCACTGGGTGCCGCTCGCCCTGCTGCTCAACAATCTCAATCGCGCCATGGGCCACCCCGACGCCTATCCCTTCGTGCTCACCCCCGCCGTGGTCGAAAAGCTCGGCTTCGTGCATGATCTGGTGCATGGCCGCTTTGCGCAGTGACGCAGCCAGTTCCCAGCGGGGCCGACATGAGCTATGGCCCTGCTATGCAATCGCCTCTCACCATCCTGCCCGTCCCGGTCTTTTCCACCCTCTGCAACGCAGCCTTCGCGCTGCGGCGCGAAGTTTTCGTCTGGGAGCAGAAAGTGCCCGAGGAAGAAGAGCACGATAGCTACGACCTGACCGCGACCCATCTTGCCGCCATCGCGGAAGGAGAAGTTGTGGGCACGCTCCGGCTCATTGCCTTGCCCGAA is a genomic window containing:
- a CDS encoding flagellar hook-length control protein FliK — its product is MASHLTLSVATGAGNITRSFGSPADADAAPASPFDAFASLLTGANAGTTPGTTSASSFNLSLGKALEIGLETAGEADIEAEDLGLAVGAEAALAPEPPALPQLLDSLANIAQSLAAGQSPSGDDLGAASTALSRLADQLGISLSTPAQPATSGEPASDFAQQLANALAPLADQLLGTDAAEGGPELGQKLAALLAGLKQAGPGLDQQALAAGAAALEDALAKLTRATPAAPPADPAAPSTSTAAPLTPTGPTAPTLAQPSIEPDPALGTDTQPTAETDAKPVPATAEPPLDAAAAKSLPSALNRAEVAAAALRPVQPGYQTTQQQLNLPQLAFELVHQANAGNSRFQIRLDPPELGRIEVKLEFDAAGQVNARLIVDKSETLDLMQRDQRGLERALQQAGLDASKTNLEFSLRQNPSPGDGRQGNGQEQERRGSFGGGPSGGDADPLPLPSVNLYRGSLAAGGVNIIA
- a CDS encoding flagellar hook assembly protein FlgD encodes the protein MAVNGISATSAAGAISNSRNTIADNFDTFLNILTTQLKNQNPLEPLDTNQFTQQLVQFTGVEQQLKTNDFLEAMMMASQSAGKTDAVNYIGKEVTVAGTSSELKGGKALWGYVASGAVQNAKVNIKNAAGSIVYSENGSLPAGNGQFAWDGKGSNGLAQPAGLYSIEITGTDLSGNTVGITTAAVGIVNAVDFSGTEPLLTIGTSKYPLSQVRDVRTPTPGT
- a CDS encoding DUF1153 domain-containing protein; translated protein: MTVQMRPRVKYVIGPDGSPLTIADLPPANTRRWVIRRKAEVVAAVRGGLLSLEEACDRYTLSVDEFLNWQAAIDKHGLAGLRTTWIQHYREG
- a CDS encoding glutathione S-transferase N-terminal domain-containing protein; the encoded protein is MLKVLGRVTSINVRKVLWAADELGLPYEREDWGLPLRDPKVPEFLALNPNGQIPVLIDDGFVLWESNAILIYLAEKAGDGRLLPSRLQERARVLQWLGWQASELNPPWGYAVNALIRKTPGYDDPEQITASLRAWAFRCIAG
- the fliF gene encoding flagellar basal-body MS-ring/collar protein FliF — its product is MNNLTQLINRIGLPRLAAMATVAVLMLGFFAFLMMRASAPNLAPLYTGLTLEDSSAITTELQTLNIPFELRGEGDTILVPREQITKLRMDLAGAGLPTRGQVGYEIFDEQNTLGATSFVQNINNVRALEGELARTISSLARIKSARVHLVLPERELFRRERKDPSASIVLSVRGELAAGEIRAIQHLVASAIEGLSPTRVSIVDDAGTLLASGTGDSAQGALAGEAAEKTLGYENRLRTRLEDMLANIVGVGRARVEVAAEMDFNRSTTTSETFDPEGQVVRSTQLREQENQSGANQNQVTIANELPGASQTAADGTLEQGTTSEEVTNYEISKTTQTAVTEAGSIKRLSVAVVVDGVYADDGAGNLTYSPRSAEEIAQVLTLVRSAVGYSESRGDSVDVVNMQFSERPELNLPGTDSAAGLLDFTRDDLMNAAEMAVTLLIALALVFFVLRPLLKRALVPEPQPLALPSGAELGAPVALGPEGQLVPIEAPESVTGAPDWMANARTLGESQLQTLKTVGSLVQENPKQAALIVRDWLSSAA
- the fliG gene encoding flagellar motor switch protein FliG — its product is MGKQLVVGNDAPHRSLRGDEKAAALLLALGPDHGKPIFDELDEVEIRQLSRAMVRLGPITQAMLDELMVEFVTSVSANGSLSGNTETTERLLLSFLPSDRVSSIMEEIRGPAGRNMWEKLSNVQEDVLAAYLKNEYPQTIAVVLSKIAPEHASKVLAVLPEALAMDVIQRMLGLDPVQKDILEKIENTLRTEFMSTLSHTKRRDSHEQMAEIFNSFDRQTEARFITGLEENSREDAERIKSLMFTFEDLAKLDASAAQTLLARMDKAELALALKGANETMKEFFFKNMSARSGKLLKDDMEALGPVRLKDVDEAQGRMVATAKDLAAQGEIIILKGKSDEQMIA
- a CDS encoding FliH/SctL family protein, producing the protein MASHARFTFDLDLGKRPSAAAVSPRAGMAEDLVARLVAEAREEGYAEGFAAGAQNAAAMAAQTIAAAAATLATRSAEMAAALDDATANSRREAVELAASIGRKLALQLLAREPTAELEGLIAECMANLEGVPHLVIRCHPDIADGVRDIATAHMTTSGFSGRLIVMGDPEQRLGDGRLEWVDGGLVRDLDSISTDIDRRIAAYLEGGHPQISHEEPHS
- the fliN gene encoding flagellar motor switch protein FliN; translation: MAAASGMARGPEAHLERTAADLEAVFDVPVRISVVLGRTKMPVSQLLRMDVGTVIELDRQVGEAVEILVNDRLVARGEIVLVENRLGVTMTEVIKPQ
- a CDS encoding sigma-54 dependent transcriptional regulator gives rise to the protein MRLLIVGALEGQLSTATKMAMDGGAKVAHAPSVDIALATLRAGRGADLLLVDVMMDIARLIGGLEAERIAVPVVACGVETNAAAAVNAIRAGAKEYIPLPPDAELIAAVIAAVARDSSEFLFRDPAMARIVKMADQIAGSDASILITGESGTGKEVIAKYVHSRSKRAGKPFISVNCAAIPEALLESELFGHEKGAFTGAVARRIGKFEEASGGTLLLDEISEMDVRLQAKLLRAIQERLIDRVGGGKPVAVDIRILATSNRNLADAVREGSFREDLLFRLNVVNLKLPALRDRPGDIIALSEHFVAKYSKANGLPPRSLAEDARDALVRAPWPGNVRELENTLHRAVLLSSGESITADAIVLPDGMGLHEVASAGSLSSQLAQTAEAMSRALVGRTVADVERDLILDTLDHTLGNRTHAANILGISIRTLRNKLNQYSDEGTLVPDPGERRAVA